A segment of the Superficieibacter sp. HKU1 genome:
ACAAGATGAGACGTATTGAGATCGTACTGAAAGAGCTGGAGCGGCTGACGCATGGGTTGAATCTGGCCGATCTGCAACAGGATGTCGCTTTTACCGCAGAGCGCATCGGTTTTAACCTCGGGCTGGCGCGTAACTCGGTCAGTAAGGATCTCAATCAGCTATGGAATGATGGCCTGGTGATAAAGAGCCGTGGTCGCCCGGTTTATTTTCTGCATCGGATGGCGATTGAAGCACTGCTGGGTCGTAAGCTGGATGAGAATGAGCGCGAGATGCGTTCAGTGGCCGCGCTATTGCCGCAACCATCCTTTCCGGCGACAACCGATCCCTTTAGTGCGCTGATTGGTTATGAGCGTAGCCTGCGCGATGCAGTAGAGAAGGGTAAGGCAGCGGTATTATATCCTCATGGCCTGCATGTCCTGCTGACCGGGCCTTCCGGCGTCGGGAAAACCTTTTTTGCCGAACTGATGCACCGCTACGCCTGCGAACATGCGTCAGGCGTCACGCCGCCGCTGGTCTACTTTAACTGTGCTGAGTACGCTCACAACCCGGAACTGCTTTCATCACATCTTTTCGGCCATCGGCAGGGTGCTTTTACCGGCGCAACGGAAAATAAATCTGGTCTCATAGATCAGGCGGACGGTGGCTATCTGCTGCTGGATGAGGTGCACCGACTGCCTTATGAAGGGCAGGAAAAATTGTTCTCTCTGCTGGATAAGGGGGAATACCGGCCGCTTGGCTCCAGCGCCAGCGCGCGGACGATCTCAGTACGGCTAATCTGTGCCACGACCGAGCCGGTGAACTCCTCTCTGCTACGTACTTTTCAACGGCGCATTCAGGTCTGCATCGATTTACCCGGTATCCGTCAGCGCTCGGTCGAAGAACAGGTTGAACTGATTGTCGGTTTCCTTCAGCGTGAAAGCCGCAAAATTGAGCGCACGGTCAGTATCGACAAAACCCTGCTGCTGTGGCTGCTCAACAAGCCGCTGGAAGGGAATATCGGCCAGCTAAAAAGTGATATCCAGTTTCTTTGCGCCCAGGCGTGGGCGTCAGGAATGGCGGAGCACAATGAGGCGCTACAGCTGGACAAAAGGCTGGTGGAGACGCCGTTTAATGCCACGCCGGAGCAGCGTTTGCTGGTGGATGCGTTGTTCGATGGTAAAGAGCGGCTCAGCGTCGATGCCCGCACGCTTCCGGCGCTGAAAACATCCCTTTCCTCAGGCGCTGAAGGGGAGGAGAGCGATCTCTTTTATAGCTTCCTCACCCGCGAGTATGTCAACCTGCGTAACAGTAACGTGCCGCCCGCCGAAACGCTGGCGATTTTGAAAAACAAACTCAGCTCTATTTTCGAGTATGGCCTCTATAGTCGCGACAGCGCCGCCCATCCGCCGCGCTACGGCGATCAAATCGAGGAGCGGGTGACCTTGCTGATCGGCTGCGTGGAGCAGGTGCTGGGCTTTGGCCTGCCGGAAAATCTGATCAATCCGTTACGTAAGCACTTTCTGGCGCTGATCAGCTACGTACAGCGGGGCCTGATCCCTCAGCTTTACTCCTCCAGTCTGATCCTCGACCGTTGCAAAGATGAATTCGAGAATGCCACGTTACTGTGTCGTAAAATCAATGAGTTGCTACATATCCAATGTCCGGCGACAGAAGTCGTCTGGCTGTGCCTGTTCCTGAAAGAGTGCCGCCACTACCGTCAGCGTATTGATGCCAGCCCGGACTGCGGCGTGATCCTCATCGCCCATGGGGCAACCACCGCCACCAGCATGGCGCAATACGTCAACCGCGTGCTGGAGCGCGATCTGTTCAGCGCCATTGATATGCCATTTGAGCAGTCGGTGCACGACACGCTGGAGACGCTGACGCAGATGATCCAGGCGCGGCAGTATCGGCGATTAATTTTGATGGTTGATATCGGCTCCCTGGTGCATTTCGGCAGCACCGTCAGCAAACTCTTCCAGATTGACGTATTGCTGATGCCTGACATTACGCTGCCCGGTTTGCTGGAGGTCGGCCTGGATCTGAGCTTCGAAACCAGCGACTTACCGCAGCTTGCCGCCTTAATGCAGGACAAAGGCATCGCCTGCCAGCTCTGCACGCCGCAGCAGGAGAGTGCCGGAAAGGTACTGGTCATCTCCTGTATTACCGGTATGGGCACGGCGGAGAAAATCAAAAAGGTGCTGGAAGAGAGCTTCGGTGACTTGATGTCGCAGGATACGCGGATGGTGATCCTCGATTATAACGAGGTGCGTAGCCTGGAACGCGTGCAGCAGGCGTTGAATGCGGGTGAGCGGCTGGCAGGCATTGTTGGTACCTTCCAGCCTGGTTTGCCGGATATCCCGTTTATTTCTCTGGAGGAATTGTTCTCTGAACAGGGGCCGGAGCTGGTACTAAGCCTGCTGACGCCGGATCTCTCCAGCAGCGAGCGGCGTCTGGAGATGGAGCGCAGCGCGATGCGTTTTATCAGCGCGCTGACCATGGAAAGCATTATCAACCATATCTCGGTACTCAATCCGCAGCGCATTTTACTGGAAATGGAAGGGGTGCTTAACCACCTGCGCGCCGCGCTTTCATTAAAACCGAGCCGTCAGGTGACACTACGCTTCCTAATCCACTGCTGTTGTATGGTGGAGCGTATTGTGATTAACCGTAAACCGTTACAGATGGCGTTGGAAAACAAACCCGATTTGGATGCGCATGCTTTTAGTGTCATCAAAGCCGCCTTCCTGCCCGTGGAAGAGGCCTATGCCATCCGTTTATCCGACGCTGAATACATTTATATCTACGAATTGCTGTACAGCTGATCCCTTTACTGACGGGGCCTTACGTCCCGCCACGTCGCTTTCTTCTCCCGCGTGACACAAATCCTGGCACACCCTTTGCTCTGTCTGACAGGAAAACAGAGCGCGCCAGGAGGCCATTTTGACATCCACTGTACTAACCCAAACGTTGCCCGAAATTCTGCTACTGACGCACGGCGGCTGGGGGCAACAGCTTTGCAACAGCCTGCGCATGGTAGCAGGTGAAATTAAAGGCGTATCGGAGATTGCGTTGATGCCCGTCGACACACTGGGCGAGTTTTATCAGCGCGTCGAAGCGGTGGTGAAAACCATGCCGGAGGGATCGCTGATCCTGACTGATTTTGTCGGCGGCACCACCTCCAATGTCGCCGCGCGTTTAAGCGCCGATTACCCGATAGCAGTGATTGCCGGTCTGAACGCGACGTTGTTGCTGGAGGCGCTGGACCAGCGTGAACGCAGTCAGTTGACGGCTTGTGTACCCGAGCTTGTCGATGCCGGGCGCAACAGCTGCCTTGATGTCGTCGCCCACGTTCGACAGCTACAACAACCACAATAAGAAGGAAAAAGCTATGGCAAACATCGTGTTATGTCGCATTGACAGTCGACTCATTCATGGTCAGGTCGTCACCAAATGGGTGGGACAGTCCCAGGCGAACCGGATTGTCGTTGTCAGCGATGAGCTGGACGCCGATCCCTTTATGAAAAACATCTACCTGATGGCTGCGCCGCCAAACATCAAAGTGGATTGCTATGGCAATAGCAGCTTCGCGACGGCCTGGCAGGAGAACCAGTTGGGTGATGGCAAAGTACTGGTGCTGTTTCCCTCGCTTGCCGCAATTCAGCAGGCCGTCGTGCAAGGCTTCAACGTTAGCGCCATTCAGGTGGGTGGCTTAGGCGGCGGACCGAATCGCAAAGCGGTCTTTCAGAACATTACGCTTGATGAAACCGATGTCGGCATTCTTAAGGACCTGAAAAGCCGCGGGATTCAGGTAATTTTCCAGACGATCCCGGAAGATAAGCCACAGTCGCTGGACGATATCCTGAAAAAATTCTAACCCTCTGATAATGGGATAACACTATGGATACCTTAATTTTTGCGAGCCTGATGGGTCTGTATTACTGGTTCGCCCGTTTACGCCTCGGCTACACCTTCTCCGCCATGCTATTGCAGCCGGTCGTGATTGCCGTATTCGTTGGCCTGCTGCTTGGCAATATGGAAACGGCAATGATTATCGGCGCGGGAATGCAGTTGGTTTATCTCGGGGTGACGTCTACGCCGGGCGGCAACGTGCCGTCGGATCCGGCGCTGGCCGCCTGCATTTCGATTCCTATTGCGGTGAAAGCCGGGATGGACCCAAACCTGGCGATCGCACTGGCGATCCCCTTCGGCGTGATTGGCGTGTTCCTCGATCAGCTCCGGCGCACGCTGAATGCAGCATGGGTACATATGGCGGACAAACACGCGGAAACGGCCAATATCGCCGGGATCATGCGCTGCGCCTTTGTCTACCCGGCGCTGCTGGGGCTGATTCTGCGCTTTCCGGTCGTTTTTGCCGCCAACTATTTTGGGCAGAATGTGGTGGAAAGCTTCCTCAAACTGATGCCGCACTGGCTGACTCACTCCTTTGAAATCATGGGCGGCATTCTCCCCGCGCTCGGCTTCGCCATCACCATTATGGTGATCGGTAAAAAAAGCCTGTTGCCGTGGTTTATCGGCGGATTCTTTGCGGTGCTGTACCTGAAAGTCGACATCATGGCGATGGCCATCTTTGGCACCTGCGTGGCCTTCCTGATCAAAGGTCTGGCGAAAAATGAAGGAGCAACCTCATGAGTAGCGATGTAATGGAACATGAACTGGTCGAGCGTGCGCGAACAAGCCACGCGCTGACCAAAGCGGATATCACCAAAGCCTGGTTTATTTACTGGCTGGGCGCGGAAGTGTCCAACTCCTATGAGCGATTGCAGAGCCTG
Coding sequences within it:
- the dagR gene encoding transcriptional regulator DagR; the protein is MRRIEIVLKELERLTHGLNLADLQQDVAFTAERIGFNLGLARNSVSKDLNQLWNDGLVIKSRGRPVYFLHRMAIEALLGRKLDENEREMRSVAALLPQPSFPATTDPFSALIGYERSLRDAVEKGKAAVLYPHGLHVLLTGPSGVGKTFFAELMHRYACEHASGVTPPLVYFNCAEYAHNPELLSSHLFGHRQGAFTGATENKSGLIDQADGGYLLLDEVHRLPYEGQEKLFSLLDKGEYRPLGSSASARTISVRLICATTEPVNSSLLRTFQRRIQVCIDLPGIRQRSVEEQVELIVGFLQRESRKIERTVSIDKTLLLWLLNKPLEGNIGQLKSDIQFLCAQAWASGMAEHNEALQLDKRLVETPFNATPEQRLLVDALFDGKERLSVDARTLPALKTSLSSGAEGEESDLFYSFLTREYVNLRNSNVPPAETLAILKNKLSSIFEYGLYSRDSAAHPPRYGDQIEERVTLLIGCVEQVLGFGLPENLINPLRKHFLALISYVQRGLIPQLYSSSLILDRCKDEFENATLLCRKINELLHIQCPATEVVWLCLFLKECRHYRQRIDASPDCGVILIAHGATTATSMAQYVNRVLERDLFSAIDMPFEQSVHDTLETLTQMIQARQYRRLILMVDIGSLVHFGSTVSKLFQIDVLLMPDITLPGLLEVGLDLSFETSDLPQLAALMQDKGIACQLCTPQQESAGKVLVISCITGMGTAEKIKKVLEESFGDLMSQDTRMVILDYNEVRSLERVQQALNAGERLAGIVGTFQPGLPDIPFISLEELFSEQGPELVLSLLTPDLSSSERRLEMERSAMRFISALTMESIINHISVLNPQRILLEMEGVLNHLRAALSLKPSRQVTLRFLIHCCCMVERIVINRKPLQMALENKPDLDAHAFSVIKAAFLPVEEAYAIRLSDAEYIYIYELLYS
- a CDS encoding PTS sugar transporter subunit IIA, which encodes MTSTVLTQTLPEILLLTHGGWGQQLCNSLRMVAGEIKGVSEIALMPVDTLGEFYQRVEAVVKTMPEGSLILTDFVGGTTSNVAARLSADYPIAVIAGLNATLLLEALDQRERSQLTACVPELVDAGRNSCLDVVAHVRQLQQPQ
- a CDS encoding PTS system mannose/fructose/N-acetylgalactosamine-transporter subunit IIB, giving the protein MANIVLCRIDSRLIHGQVVTKWVGQSQANRIVVVSDELDADPFMKNIYLMAAPPNIKVDCYGNSSFATAWQENQLGDGKVLVLFPSLAAIQQAVVQGFNVSAIQVGGLGGGPNRKAVFQNITLDETDVGILKDLKSRGIQVIFQTIPEDKPQSLDDILKKF
- a CDS encoding PTS sugar transporter subunit IIC, which encodes MDTLIFASLMGLYYWFARLRLGYTFSAMLLQPVVIAVFVGLLLGNMETAMIIGAGMQLVYLGVTSTPGGNVPSDPALAACISIPIAVKAGMDPNLAIALAIPFGVIGVFLDQLRRTLNAAWVHMADKHAETANIAGIMRCAFVYPALLGLILRFPVVFAANYFGQNVVESFLKLMPHWLTHSFEIMGGILPALGFAITIMVIGKKSLLPWFIGGFFAVLYLKVDIMAMAIFGTCVAFLIKGLAKNEGATS